A region from the Marinobacter sp. SS13-12 genome encodes:
- the queE gene encoding 7-carboxy-7-deazaguanine synthase codes for MYRVKEAFYTLQGEGAQAGRAAVFCRFSKCNLWTGREKDRASAVCNFCDTDFVGTDGQNGGRFETADALAAHIRSLWPDAPGRPYVVCTGGEPLLQLDEKLIDAFHRAGFEVGVETNGTLAAPAGIDWLCVSPKADAPVVLRQCDELKVVYPQPLAMPERFTDIRASHYFLSPMASPTLPDGESDPVKQSNTRKATDYCLAHPQWRLTLQMHKIIGID; via the coding sequence ATGTATCGGGTCAAGGAAGCCTTCTACACTCTGCAGGGGGAAGGTGCACAGGCAGGCAGGGCGGCCGTGTTCTGCCGCTTCAGCAAATGCAATCTCTGGACCGGCCGGGAAAAGGACCGGGCCAGTGCGGTGTGCAATTTCTGTGATACGGATTTTGTCGGAACCGACGGCCAGAACGGCGGCCGCTTCGAGACCGCGGACGCGCTGGCTGCGCACATCCGTAGCCTCTGGCCTGACGCGCCGGGGCGGCCGTATGTGGTCTGCACCGGCGGCGAGCCTTTGCTGCAGCTGGATGAAAAACTGATCGATGCCTTCCACCGGGCCGGCTTCGAAGTGGGGGTGGAGACCAACGGCACTCTGGCTGCGCCGGCCGGCATCGACTGGCTGTGTGTCAGTCCCAAGGCGGATGCACCGGTGGTGCTGCGCCAGTGTGATGAACTGAAAGTGGTCTATCCCCAGCCATTGGCGATGCCTGAGCGTTTTACCGATATCCGGGCCAGCCACTATTTTCTCTCTCCCATGGCGTCGCCAACGCTTCCGGATGGTGAGTCAGATCCCGTCAAACAAAGTAATACCCGCAAGGCTACCGATTACTGCCTGGCCCATCCGCAGTGGCGGCTGACCCTGCAAATGCACAAGATCATCGGCATCGACTGA
- a CDS encoding WYL domain-containing protein: MKKTDWPIRWDLLLRYRLIEIIALWEGRLTTNHICHSFGIGRQQASKDINTYLRELAPDNLVYDRHLKGYVPSPDFSPVVTTGHASEYQDLLARQDSLSDTFESLNISFPHSTIVRGPQRIVKPEVMRAAVTATRHGRVMKAEYASLSPAGVSQRTLEPHTLVCVGQSWHLRAWCDSNREFRDFALSRFRGKPETIRQRSRHTSHQDDDWNRRIALVMVPDSRLNKAQQEIIAADYGMSDNCLELTTRAALAPYMLSRFGLSADSRHPDPMVQQLELANEEQLGIAESDRERAIKAVAGLC, translated from the coding sequence ATGAAAAAAACGGACTGGCCCATTCGGTGGGATCTGTTGCTTCGCTACCGGCTGATTGAAATCATCGCCCTCTGGGAAGGACGGCTCACCACCAATCACATCTGCCACAGTTTTGGCATTGGGCGTCAGCAGGCTTCCAAGGATATTAACACCTACCTGCGGGAACTGGCGCCAGACAATCTGGTTTACGATCGCCACCTGAAAGGTTATGTACCTTCACCAGACTTCAGCCCCGTTGTCACTACCGGGCATGCCAGCGAATATCAGGATCTTCTGGCACGACAGGACAGCCTCAGTGATACGTTCGAATCGCTGAACATCAGCTTTCCGCACAGCACCATCGTCCGGGGCCCGCAACGCATTGTTAAACCGGAAGTCATGAGAGCGGCTGTGACCGCCACCCGTCACGGCAGGGTCATGAAGGCAGAGTATGCTTCCCTCAGCCCGGCGGGCGTGTCTCAACGCACGCTGGAGCCCCACACCCTGGTCTGTGTTGGCCAGAGCTGGCACCTGCGCGCCTGGTGCGACTCCAATCGGGAGTTCCGTGATTTTGCGCTCAGCCGTTTCCGTGGCAAGCCGGAAACCATTCGCCAGCGCAGCCGCCATACCAGCCATCAGGATGATGACTGGAACCGCCGCATTGCCCTGGTGATGGTACCTGACAGCCGGTTGAACAAGGCACAGCAGGAAATCATTGCTGCCGATTACGGCATGAGTGACAACTGCCTGGAGCTGACCACCCGGGCTGCGCTGGCTCCTTATATGCTGTCACGCTTCGGCCTGAGCGCCGACAGCCGGCATCCAGACCCGATGGTGCAGCAATTGGAGCTGGCCAACGAGGAACAGCTTGGCATTGCCGAGTCCGATCGTGAGAGAGCTATTAAAGCGGTGGCCGGGCTCTGCTAG
- a CDS encoding response regulator, whose product MSDLRILVVEDEPVIRERLVEMLYNAGATAVIEREDIAGARAAFEEAEFQIILLDLGLPDGNGHELMKEFKAAKKNQHIVLVTADDSIDSIQKAISAGANGYVVKPYSQEKIHDVVNNYAMVHGSDAAMLQGLNRQH is encoded by the coding sequence ATGAGTGATCTCAGAATACTGGTGGTGGAAGACGAACCGGTCATAAGGGAGAGGCTGGTCGAGATGCTGTACAACGCCGGTGCGACCGCTGTGATTGAGAGGGAAGACATAGCCGGCGCCCGGGCGGCGTTCGAGGAGGCTGAGTTTCAGATCATATTGCTGGACCTGGGGTTGCCGGATGGCAACGGTCATGAACTGATGAAAGAGTTCAAGGCAGCGAAGAAAAACCAGCATATCGTGCTGGTGACCGCGGACGACTCCATTGACAGTATTCAGAAAGCCATCAGTGCCGGAGCCAACGGCTACGTGGTCAAGCCCTACTCCCAGGAAAAGATCCACGACGTGGTGAATAACTACGCAATGGTGCATGGCAGCGATGCCGCCATGCTTCAGGGCCTGAACCGCCAGCACTGA
- the queC gene encoding 7-cyano-7-deazaguanine synthase QueC: MTDTVVVIYSGGMDSFTLLHLARARGYNVHALSFDYGQRHVRELACARHVCDELAMPHKVIDIRALSEVMAGSALTDNVAVPEGHYEEESMKATVVPNRNMILLSLATGYAVTAGAVAVWYGAHGGDHAIYPDCRPEFVEKMDAVCRVANYEPVGIEAPFMGSDKRDILAEGVKLGLDYSNTWTCYNGREKACGRCGSCVERLEAFAANGLSDPLPYEVAR; encoded by the coding sequence ATGACAGATACCGTTGTTGTGATTTACTCCGGGGGAATGGACTCATTCACCCTGCTCCATCTTGCCCGTGCCCGCGGGTATAACGTTCATGCCCTGTCGTTTGACTATGGCCAGCGCCATGTTCGCGAACTGGCGTGCGCGCGCCATGTATGTGATGAGTTGGCAATGCCCCACAAGGTGATCGATATCCGCGCCCTTTCCGAGGTTATGGCCGGATCCGCATTAACCGATAATGTTGCTGTGCCCGAGGGGCACTACGAAGAAGAAAGCATGAAGGCCACCGTGGTGCCCAACCGCAATATGATCCTGCTGTCGCTGGCTACCGGCTATGCGGTGACTGCCGGAGCTGTAGCCGTCTGGTACGGCGCTCATGGTGGCGACCACGCGATTTATCCCGACTGCCGGCCCGAATTTGTGGAAAAAATGGATGCCGTTTGCCGGGTGGCCAACTATGAGCCGGTTGGTATTGAAGCGCCATTTATGGGGTCCGACAAACGCGACATCCTTGCCGAAGGTGTGAAGCTGGGTCTCGATTACAGCAACACCTGGACTTGCTACAACGGTCGTGAAAAAGCCTGTGGCCGCTGCGGCTCCTGCGTGGAACGTCTGGAAGCCTTTGCCGCAAACGGTCTGTCAGACCCTCTGCCTTACGAGGTAGCACGCTGA
- a CDS encoding AraC family transcriptional regulator → MRASVSTTQDLGMPAIYLHLLAELLRTIGVDEKALLKRVGLDPVRLKSTDLRVSQSQASEFVTRAIIESGEPGLGIMLARELKLPLHGALGTAVMSSRTLEEALELMTRYLTLRAPHLQVTRRQQEDQAVFTITCDIDLGPLQGFIMDAMLFGCASMGAQLTGAPVAGSSIHRRGPEPAYFYRFRQQIPVPVVYGATEDAIVIPRQQLALPIRFTDDQLAVSSKAQCEEALRLLTEDAGFACRVRRVIETSHPFPPKLARVAATLFVSERTLKRRLQAEEASFQNLVDQVRLERAGELLEKTSMNLSQIADALGYADAANFTRAFKRWTGQSPSQYRHRETPPQAAPTGRSSIRAMA, encoded by the coding sequence ATGCGCGCCTCAGTATCGACAACTCAGGATCTGGGCATGCCGGCCATTTACCTGCATTTGCTGGCGGAGTTGTTACGCACCATCGGCGTTGATGAGAAAGCGCTGCTCAAGCGTGTCGGCCTCGACCCGGTGCGGCTGAAATCCACGGATCTGCGGGTAAGCCAGTCCCAGGCCAGCGAGTTTGTCACCCGCGCCATCATCGAGAGTGGCGAACCCGGGCTGGGCATTATGCTGGCGCGGGAACTGAAGTTACCCCTGCACGGCGCCCTGGGAACGGCCGTGATGAGCAGCCGGACCCTGGAAGAAGCCCTTGAGCTGATGACCCGTTACCTGACCCTCAGGGCTCCGCACTTGCAGGTCACCCGCCGCCAGCAGGAAGACCAGGCTGTTTTTACCATCACCTGCGACATCGACCTGGGACCACTGCAGGGTTTTATCATGGACGCCATGCTGTTCGGGTGCGCATCCATGGGTGCCCAGCTGACCGGCGCGCCGGTGGCCGGCTCCTCCATTCACCGTCGTGGTCCGGAGCCCGCCTATTTCTACCGGTTCCGCCAGCAAATTCCGGTTCCGGTGGTCTACGGCGCCACCGAAGACGCCATTGTCATTCCGCGCCAACAGCTGGCATTACCGATCCGTTTTACCGACGACCAGCTGGCGGTCTCTTCAAAAGCACAATGTGAGGAGGCGCTTCGGCTGCTCACCGAGGATGCGGGCTTCGCCTGCCGCGTACGGCGGGTGATTGAAACCAGCCACCCATTCCCGCCAAAACTTGCGCGGGTTGCCGCCACGCTGTTTGTCTCCGAGCGCACCCTCAAGCGTCGGCTGCAGGCGGAAGAGGCAAGCTTTCAGAATCTGGTGGATCAGGTAAGGCTCGAGCGGGCCGGCGAGCTGCTGGAAAAAACGTCGATGAACCTGAGCCAGATTGCCGATGCGCTGGGTTACGCCGATGCCGCCAATTTCACCCGCGCCTTCAAGCGCTGGACCGGCCAGAGTCCCAGCCAGTACCGTCATCGGGAAACCCCGCCACAGGCAGCGCCGACAGGCCGGAGCTCCATCAGGGCAATGGCCTGA
- a CDS encoding ExeM/NucH family extracellular endonuclease, whose protein sequence is MTTLRAPTQNLLAAVLLLWLPVVASAEGCGAFATAISTVQGEDARSSLAGQTVTVEGVITMDARHKGGFRGFYLQQTDDETDGSPNTSEALFVYTGRSAGSRGQRVRVSGRVKEFHGLTELTDVDTLTVCGTGALPAPVPVTLPWPDHQRPEHLENMLVTIAGELTVIDHYNLARYGELTLAASDQTIPTEFMEPGPSAAALFQSQQRNRLLLDDAQGVRDPRPVPWPTGELSADNTVRAGDRVNRLSGILDFRFDAWRMQPLSPPAFQSANPRPDPPARPDASTLRVVTLNLGNLFNGDGRGGGFPAPRGAKSRRQFEQQLAMLVAALRTPEPDIIAVTEVENDGYGHHSAIAELANALGEQWRYVKADSGTGSDAIRTDLLYRSDRVATEGEASRLTSAPFSRRGRPPVAQAFRHLGNDRVLRIIVPHLKSKACRGAKGPDRDQNDGQGCYSFSREQATRAILRWVDSLPQPDNLAGTLITGDLNSYAREVPLQLMADAGYTNAVRQFHACNEAGCNNTSYRYRGRSGTLDYSLVSTGLAGRLVSATTWSINADEPPALGYKGPIPAAESQPWRSSDHDPVITDFAL, encoded by the coding sequence GTGACCACACTCCGCGCTCCCACTCAAAATCTCCTTGCCGCTGTCCTGCTGCTCTGGCTGCCCGTTGTTGCCTCAGCAGAGGGCTGCGGTGCATTTGCTACGGCGATCTCAACGGTCCAGGGCGAGGATGCCCGCTCATCGCTCGCAGGCCAGACCGTCACGGTGGAAGGCGTCATCACCATGGATGCCCGTCACAAGGGTGGATTCCGTGGTTTTTACCTGCAGCAGACCGATGACGAAACCGACGGCAGCCCGAACACCTCCGAAGCCCTGTTTGTCTATACCGGCCGCTCTGCGGGCAGCCGGGGGCAAAGGGTTCGGGTATCCGGGCGGGTCAAGGAATTTCACGGCCTGACCGAACTCACCGACGTTGATACCCTCACGGTGTGCGGTACCGGAGCTCTGCCGGCACCTGTCCCTGTCACGCTGCCCTGGCCAGACCACCAGCGCCCGGAACATCTCGAGAACATGCTGGTGACTATAGCGGGCGAGCTGACCGTGATTGATCACTACAATCTTGCCCGCTACGGTGAGCTGACGCTGGCTGCCAGTGACCAGACCATCCCCACAGAATTCATGGAACCCGGACCGTCTGCCGCGGCACTTTTCCAGTCCCAGCAGAGAAACCGGCTGCTACTTGATGACGCCCAAGGGGTTCGGGATCCACGGCCAGTGCCCTGGCCGACGGGGGAACTCTCCGCCGACAATACCGTTCGAGCCGGTGATCGCGTAAACCGGCTTTCGGGAATCCTCGACTTCCGCTTCGACGCCTGGCGGATGCAACCCCTGTCCCCGCCGGCATTCCAGAGTGCAAATCCCCGGCCCGATCCACCGGCGCGCCCAGACGCCTCAACGCTCAGGGTAGTCACCCTGAACCTGGGGAATCTTTTTAATGGCGATGGCCGGGGCGGCGGTTTCCCCGCCCCACGGGGCGCAAAATCCCGCAGACAGTTCGAACAGCAGCTGGCCATGCTGGTAGCCGCATTGAGGACTCCGGAGCCTGACATCATCGCGGTGACGGAGGTGGAAAACGATGGCTATGGCCACCACAGTGCGATCGCTGAGCTGGCCAACGCCTTAGGGGAGCAATGGCGTTACGTAAAAGCCGACAGTGGCACCGGCAGTGATGCCATTCGCACCGACCTGCTGTACCGCAGTGACCGCGTAGCAACCGAGGGTGAGGCCAGCCGCCTGACTTCAGCGCCTTTCAGCCGGCGGGGCCGGCCACCGGTTGCCCAGGCGTTCCGGCACCTGGGCAATGACCGCGTCCTGAGAATAATCGTGCCCCACCTGAAGTCCAAAGCCTGTCGCGGCGCCAAAGGCCCGGACCGCGACCAGAATGATGGCCAGGGCTGCTACAGCTTCAGCCGTGAACAAGCCACCCGGGCCATCCTCCGCTGGGTGGATTCACTACCACAGCCCGACAATCTGGCAGGCACTCTGATCACCGGCGATCTGAACAGCTACGCCCGGGAAGTACCCCTGCAGCTGATGGCAGACGCGGGCTACACCAATGCCGTCCGGCAGTTCCATGCCTGTAACGAAGCGGGCTGCAACAACACCAGCTACCGCTACCGCGGGCGCAGCGGCACCCTTGATTACAGCCTGGTGTCGACAGGGCTGGCCGGCCGACTCGTCAGCGCCACCACCTGGTCAATCAATGCCGATGAACCGCCGGCACTGGGTTACAAGGGCCCGATCCCGGCCGCTGAAAGTCAGCCCTGGCGATCGTCAGACCATGACCCGGTCATTACCGATTTCGCCCTCTGA
- a CDS encoding response regulator → MAQERCQDGEIRLNDATSSVRDLGSCIWYLEDPEHTLGFNDIQDGSAGPFNRHEGGVLNFGYTESAYWTRFDLQVGAGAALTDWILELALPLVDEVVLYVVQDGELVEQRRAGYEGDWSGRDLAVPNPTFRLSLEPGTSTRIYLRITNTNTFRLPITLWHPDAYIEKVSVDEAVRGILLGSILAILAYNLFVAVAVRERSNIYYVLYLVSATVFIATEQVHGIQLLEERPALLNKEYLHYQIIMTWFWGLLMARSLLETRERSADLDKVIQLCLYSIVATFVLSLFLPYHTAMEWIVLASILLSVILIVVSYLSWRYYNPAARSYFFAWTLALVGFGIYGLTVMGYLPLNMFTTYAPQFGLTAQIILFSFALADRIKQVQGEALGWSQRALANLRRYQSLFDNAIEGVFQMSLDRRFVTANPAMARLMGYSSSRELLDRNPDALETCFADQRVRRWVIGQLESRGTVKGIEARYYTHYGEERWATISLHTVYDNDGEPAHLEGTCIDATERHQRQRIEREREQERLEKELARNSAEAKSQFLANMSHEIRTPLAAIIGYGETLLDPDLTEKEKHSSAETVVRSGRHLLDLINDILDHSKIDANKLDVDVVSVNLPELLDEIRAFFAPRAREKGLEFHVVCEFPLPEQIATDPTRFRQIIINLCGNALKFTEKGSISLNIRCDRQHHRLVARVVDTGIGMKPEQLGRLFDPFAQGSAAIARQYGGTGLGLSISRRLAELLGGEISVTSTYGEGSEFELSIDTGPLDGVHFLRDGSELSQRRRSIPMVVTPRLSGRILLAEDNDVNRRLVSLLVSRTGATLVNVSNGAEALDLALRESFDLILMDIQMPVMNGRDATAAIREAGLNTPVIALTANVMAEDIADYRMAGCNDHLAKPIDKQRFYEVLARYLVVRPESEQAGARRYSGTVLVAEDNEDNCRLVERMLRAQGLEVITVASGDQAVRRALSDSVQLVLMDRHMPELDGVEATRLLRQTGFRRPVIAFTAGDQSENEALLEAGCDGVLNKPIDRDHLLATLNRYLGDAGSAENSAISEADIAHLVERFLDGLGNRKDLMNEAASAHHRERLQTEAHQIKGTAGAMGYPEMTRQAGILEFCMKAEPPDWDRVHRELQTLNDMIDLALQARETQS, encoded by the coding sequence ATGGCGCAGGAACGCTGCCAGGACGGTGAAATCCGGCTGAACGACGCCACATCCAGTGTGCGTGACCTCGGTAGTTGTATCTGGTATCTGGAAGACCCTGAGCACACCCTGGGCTTCAACGATATCCAGGACGGCAGCGCCGGGCCTTTTAACCGTCACGAAGGCGGCGTGCTGAATTTCGGCTATACCGAGTCTGCCTACTGGACCCGGTTTGACCTGCAGGTAGGTGCCGGTGCGGCCCTGACTGACTGGATACTGGAGCTCGCGCTGCCACTAGTGGATGAAGTGGTGCTCTACGTAGTGCAGGACGGTGAGCTGGTGGAGCAGCGCCGGGCAGGTTACGAAGGCGACTGGTCAGGACGTGACCTGGCAGTGCCTAACCCCACGTTCAGGCTGTCGCTGGAGCCGGGTACCTCTACACGCATCTATCTGCGAATCACCAATACCAACACCTTTCGTCTGCCGATCACGCTCTGGCATCCGGATGCCTATATAGAAAAGGTGTCCGTGGACGAAGCCGTGCGCGGCATCCTGCTGGGCAGCATTCTGGCCATTCTCGCCTATAACCTGTTTGTGGCGGTTGCCGTGCGGGAGCGCAGCAACATCTATTATGTCCTCTACCTGGTGTCGGCTACGGTGTTTATTGCCACTGAACAGGTGCACGGCATCCAGCTGCTGGAGGAGCGCCCCGCTCTGTTGAACAAGGAGTACCTGCACTACCAGATCATTATGACCTGGTTCTGGGGCCTGTTAATGGCCCGTTCCCTGCTGGAAACCCGGGAGCGATCGGCAGATCTGGACAAGGTTATCCAGCTTTGCCTGTACTCCATCGTTGCGACGTTTGTGCTGTCCCTGTTTCTGCCCTATCACACCGCGATGGAATGGATCGTACTGGCTTCGATTCTGCTCAGCGTGATCCTGATTGTGGTCAGTTATCTGTCATGGCGTTACTACAACCCGGCGGCACGTTCCTACTTCTTCGCCTGGACGCTGGCACTGGTGGGCTTCGGTATCTACGGCCTCACCGTAATGGGCTATCTGCCGCTGAATATGTTCACGACCTATGCCCCGCAGTTCGGGCTGACCGCCCAGATTATCCTGTTCTCGTTTGCCCTCGCCGACCGCATCAAGCAGGTCCAGGGTGAAGCGCTGGGCTGGAGTCAGCGGGCACTGGCCAACCTGCGCCGCTACCAGTCGCTGTTTGATAACGCCATCGAGGGGGTGTTCCAGATGTCCCTGGACCGGCGTTTTGTCACCGCCAATCCGGCTATGGCAAGGCTGATGGGATACAGCAGCAGCCGTGAGCTGCTTGACCGGAACCCGGACGCCCTGGAGACCTGTTTTGCGGATCAACGGGTTCGTCGCTGGGTGATCGGGCAACTGGAGTCCCGGGGCACCGTCAAAGGCATTGAGGCGAGGTATTACACCCATTACGGAGAAGAGCGCTGGGCCACCATTTCCCTTCACACCGTGTATGACAACGACGGCGAGCCCGCGCATCTTGAAGGGACCTGTATCGATGCCACCGAACGGCATCAGCGCCAGCGCATCGAGCGCGAGCGGGAACAGGAGCGCCTGGAGAAGGAGCTGGCCCGTAATTCGGCAGAGGCCAAAAGCCAGTTCCTGGCCAACATGAGCCATGAAATCCGCACGCCGCTGGCGGCCATCATCGGTTATGGTGAAACCCTGCTCGACCCGGATCTCACCGAGAAGGAAAAGCACAGCAGCGCGGAAACGGTCGTCCGCAGCGGCCGACACCTGCTGGACCTGATCAACGACATCCTGGACCACTCGAAAATTGATGCCAACAAGCTGGACGTGGACGTGGTGTCGGTCAACCTGCCGGAACTGCTGGATGAAATCCGCGCCTTCTTTGCCCCGAGGGCACGGGAGAAAGGGCTGGAGTTCCATGTTGTCTGTGAGTTTCCTTTGCCCGAGCAGATCGCCACGGACCCGACCCGTTTCCGTCAGATCATCATAAATCTGTGTGGAAATGCGCTTAAATTTACGGAAAAAGGGTCTATCTCCCTGAATATTCGCTGTGACCGGCAGCATCACAGACTGGTCGCCAGAGTTGTGGACACCGGTATAGGTATGAAGCCGGAACAACTGGGCCGGTTGTTTGACCCGTTTGCCCAGGGCAGCGCGGCTATTGCACGGCAGTACGGGGGCACCGGCCTGGGGTTGAGCATTTCCAGGCGGCTCGCGGAATTGCTGGGTGGTGAAATCTCGGTGACCAGCACCTATGGTGAGGGCAGCGAATTCGAGCTTTCCATTGATACCGGCCCACTGGACGGTGTTCACTTCCTGCGCGATGGGTCGGAACTGTCCCAGCGCCGGCGCAGTATTCCCATGGTGGTGACACCCCGGTTGTCCGGGCGAATTCTGTTGGCGGAAGACAACGATGTGAACCGTCGCCTGGTATCCCTGCTGGTAAGCCGGACCGGCGCAACGCTGGTCAATGTCAGCAACGGTGCTGAAGCACTGGACCTGGCATTACGGGAGTCGTTCGACCTGATTCTGATGGATATCCAGATGCCGGTCATGAACGGGCGCGACGCCACGGCTGCCATCCGGGAGGCGGGTCTGAATACCCCGGTGATTGCCCTCACCGCCAATGTCATGGCCGAGGATATTGCCGACTATCGCATGGCCGGCTGTAACGATCACCTGGCCAAGCCTATCGACAAGCAGCGGTTCTACGAGGTGCTGGCGCGTTATCTGGTGGTAAGGCCGGAAAGTGAGCAGGCAGGAGCCCGACGCTACTCCGGCACCGTACTGGTGGCCGAGGACAACGAAGACAATTGTCGGCTGGTGGAGCGAATGCTGCGTGCCCAGGGCCTTGAGGTTATTACCGTTGCCAGTGGTGATCAGGCGGTACGCAGGGCGCTGTCAGACTCTGTACAACTGGTACTGATGGATCGCCACATGCCTGAACTGGATGGAGTGGAAGCGACGCGATTACTGCGCCAGACCGGTTTCCGGCGTCCGGTGATCGCTTTTACCGCCGGCGATCAGTCCGAGAACGAAGCGCTGCTGGAAGCGGGGTGTGATGGTGTGCTGAACAAGCCCATCGACCGTGACCATCTGCTGGCCACCCTGAATCGTTATCTTGGCGATGCAGGTAGCGCAGAAAATTCGGCCATCAGTGAAGCGGATATTGCCCATCTGGTTGAGCGCTTTCTGGACGGGCTTGGCAACAGAAAAGACCTAATGAATGAGGCTGCAAGTGCTCACCATCGTGAGCGCTTGCAGACCGAGGCTCACCAGATCAAGGGCACCGCCGGGGCAATGGGGTATCCCGAGATGACTCGGCAAGCAGGTATACTGGAGTTCTGTATGAAAGCCGAACCGCCGGATTGGGACCGGGTTCACAGAGAACTGCAAACCCTGAATGACATGATCGATCTGGCATTACAGGCCCGGGAGACGCAATCATGA
- a CDS encoding alpha/beta fold hydrolase, translated as MKIPTPNFWPAARTGQRWLVQAKRRETLIDGHRMVYLEKGSPTAGGPTVLLLHGFAAMKENWALWLQRLPDHWHILVPDLPGFGESDYQSSARYRYEDQALRLKDWLASLAVSDVHIAGSSMGGAIAAVLAHKMAPASLTLLNSAGIPEYPDVDINAPFKSDRDQLLIPRDWAGVYRMFNSVGNGKPTAMGVAMTGLLGPDLLGRSDALRHIFDDMLADALAPARYLGADTPPLQVQWGDRDVITPTRCVDWFRNATPDADIRLFRNVGHLPMLESPGLSARALAGFVERHSGRH; from the coding sequence GTGAAAATACCCACCCCCAATTTTTGGCCAGCTGCCAGAACCGGACAGCGTTGGCTGGTTCAGGCAAAACGGCGGGAAACCCTTATCGACGGGCACCGCATGGTGTACCTGGAAAAGGGATCACCGACTGCCGGCGGCCCCACCGTACTGCTGCTCCATGGCTTCGCTGCAATGAAAGAAAACTGGGCATTGTGGCTGCAACGGCTTCCTGACCATTGGCATATCCTGGTCCCCGACCTGCCGGGATTCGGGGAAAGCGATTATCAATCATCTGCCCGATACCGTTACGAAGACCAGGCTCTGCGGCTGAAGGACTGGCTCGCCTCCCTGGCTGTCAGCGATGTCCACATTGCCGGCAGTTCCATGGGTGGTGCCATTGCCGCTGTCCTTGCCCATAAAATGGCACCGGCGTCCCTCACCCTGCTCAATAGCGCCGGCATTCCCGAATATCCGGATGTGGACATCAACGCACCTTTCAAATCGGACCGGGACCAACTGTTGATTCCCCGCGACTGGGCCGGCGTCTACCGCATGTTCAACAGCGTGGGTAACGGCAAACCCACGGCCATGGGTGTAGCCATGACCGGGCTGCTGGGGCCAGACCTGCTGGGCCGCAGCGACGCCTTGCGACATATTTTCGATGACATGCTGGCCGATGCCCTCGCGCCGGCACGCTATCTGGGAGCGGATACCCCGCCATTACAGGTGCAGTGGGGCGACCGTGACGTGATTACCCCCACACGCTGTGTAGACTGGTTCCGCAACGCGACCCCCGATGCCGATATCCGGCTGTTCCGCAATGTCGGACACCTTCCGATGCTGGAGAGTCCTGGCCTCTCGGCCCGGGCACTGGCCGGGTTTGTAGAGCGCCATTCCGGCCGCCACTGA